A genomic region of Miscanthus floridulus cultivar M001 chromosome 3, ASM1932011v1, whole genome shotgun sequence contains the following coding sequences:
- the LOC136543851 gene encoding uncharacterized protein, translated as MEDFLRTIANNVQRGNNQGGGNGVNQYSNFKDFTDTRPPIFKEATEPLDAEEWINTMEDKFRVLRLTKVLKTEYAAHQLQGPAGMWWKHHRTTFPPNAPIMWREFTEAFRGVYIPLGLTEMKLGEFLALNQGTKTMTQYLHAFNNLCRYAPDMVDTDAKRIASFKRGLNSKMMRHVGTNTRARFNDFINDCLKQEKNNNASTAVKTRKRALEGGPSQARAPVGGHPPYHPSAPGTRFRPPQQRGQNFRGPQKPYKMAVQSNKAATTMVHGSSKGAMRSASIVSGPCYNCDQPGHFSRFCPYLPKKKQQTYTARVHSTTMDEIPEGEPITADKFPINQHPAVVLFDSRSSHSFMSQAFA; from the coding sequence atggaggattttctgcgtaccattgccaacaatgttcaacgcggtaacaatcagggtggtggcaatgGGGTGAATCAGTACAGTAACTTCAAGGATTTTACGGACACTAGgccaccaatattcaaggaagcaacagaaccactcgatgctgaagaatggatcaacactatggaagataaattccgtgtgttgaggctGACTAAggtattgaaaactgagtatgctgcacatcagctGCAAGggccagcgggaatgtggtggaagcaccatcgcaccaccttccctccaaatgctccgATTATGTGGAGAGAGTtcactgaggccttccgtggagtttatattccactcgggctgaccgagatgaagttaggAGAGTTCTTGGCATTGAATCAGGGTACCAAAACcatgacgcaatatttgcatgctttcaacaacttgtgccgttatgctcccgacatggttgacaccgatgctaagagaattGCTAGTTTCAAAAGAGGACTCAATTCAAAGATGATGaggcatgtgggtaccaacacccgcgccagattcaatgactttatcaatgattgtctgaagcaggaaaagaacaacaacgccagtACCGCAgtcaagactcgcaagagagcactagaaggtggtccgtcccaagcaagagcacctgtgGGAGGTCATCCTCCCTATCATCCATCTGCACCTGGcactaggttcaggccaccacagcagagaggtcagaattttaggggaccacagaagccttacaagatggcagtgcaGTCCAACAAGGCAGCCACAACTATGGTACatggcagttccaagggagctatgaGATCTGCTAGTATAGTAAGCggaccctgctacaattgtgatcaacctggccacttctcaaggttctgtccttatctgcccaagaagaagcagcagacctatactgctcgggtgcatagtacgaccatggatgagattcctgagggagagcccataaCCGCTGATAAGTTTCCCATCAACcaacaccctgcagttgttctatttgattctagatcatcacattcttttatgagtcaagcatttgcatag